In a genomic window of Prosthecochloris marina:
- a CDS encoding Hsp20/alpha crystallin family protein, whose product MAIKLYGRDPLKMFENVFSETMTPFFSSMAPSFRVDVSEDEKTIYIDADMPGVKKDDVKISMDEDILTINAERTHEEEEKKKDYHRIERSYGSMSRSFTVGENVDTDNIEASYDNGVLHIVLPKKEPAETVKKEIDVK is encoded by the coding sequence ATGGCAATTAAACTGTACGGTCGAGATCCGTTGAAAATGTTTGAAAATGTCTTCAGCGAAACGATGACTCCTTTTTTCTCGTCCATGGCTCCATCGTTCAGGGTTGATGTAAGCGAGGATGAAAAAACCATTTACATTGATGCTGATATGCCGGGGGTAAAGAAGGATGATGTCAAGATCAGCATGGATGAAGATATTCTTACCATCAATGCAGAAAGAACACATGAGGAAGAAGAAAAAAAGAAAGATTACCATAGGATAGAACGTTCTTACGGTAGCATGAGCAGGAGTTTCACCGTGGGAGAGAACGTCGATACCGACAATATCGAGGCGAGCTACGACAACGGCGTTCTTCATATCGTTCTTCCGAAGAAAGAGCCGGCAGAGACGGTGAAAAAGGAAATCGATGTGAAGTGA
- a CDS encoding M23 family metallopeptidase, which yields MVNAKKTLKENRTWLLKVIAAVAVIAVIGISGVLVSMSPFFHTYDDELGATAELENVQVEIEEESKLSNITSEETIRKGESLYSILTAEGLSPREVHEITTQLKGNFSVRNFRPGKSYLIEKDPSGCFLCFSYQQSPSNILHVQRDPEAETFNIWQETFEYQSRVSALTGTISSNLAAELQQHKRYGLITQLQKLFAYKINFKRDIQPGTAYNILFEEKWLGDEFVGIGKILAAEIFIDNQPSTAYRFTDSKGNTGYYDKKGQSVISSFFINPCNYSRVSSRFGYRTHPILRKRHFHGGVDFAAPRGTPVYAVADGKIVFRGRKGAAGNMVTITHANGYHTKYLHLSRFSANARSGSRVKQGQVIGYVGSTGRSTGPHLDFRVVHHGKLQNPLVALKSACKIKGLPKAEMDNFLAQISVFHMQLENRDILVAELSKPPTDNASALN from the coding sequence ATGGTGAATGCAAAAAAAACGCTGAAAGAAAACCGGACATGGCTATTGAAAGTAATTGCAGCTGTAGCTGTTATTGCAGTAATCGGAATCTCCGGCGTATTGGTTTCAATGTCTCCGTTCTTTCACACCTATGATGATGAACTCGGCGCAACAGCAGAACTGGAAAATGTCCAAGTAGAAATAGAAGAAGAATCGAAATTATCCAATATCACCTCAGAAGAAACAATTCGGAAAGGAGAGTCGCTCTACAGCATCCTTACCGCAGAGGGACTGTCACCAAGAGAAGTGCATGAAATTACGACACAGCTTAAAGGAAACTTCTCGGTCAGAAATTTTCGCCCCGGCAAGTCTTATCTCATCGAAAAAGATCCATCAGGCTGTTTTCTTTGCTTTAGCTATCAACAATCTCCCTCGAATATCCTGCATGTCCAAAGAGATCCTGAAGCTGAAACCTTCAATATCTGGCAGGAAACCTTTGAATACCAAAGCCGTGTTTCTGCACTTACAGGAACCATATCATCTAATTTAGCGGCAGAACTCCAGCAGCATAAACGCTATGGCTTGATCACCCAACTCCAAAAACTTTTTGCTTACAAAATAAATTTCAAGCGGGACATACAACCGGGAACAGCCTATAATATATTGTTCGAAGAAAAATGGCTTGGAGATGAGTTTGTCGGCATCGGTAAAATACTTGCAGCAGAAATATTCATCGACAACCAACCGTCCACAGCCTACCGGTTTACCGATTCAAAAGGCAATACCGGCTATTATGATAAGAAAGGCCAATCCGTTATCAGCTCATTCTTTATCAACCCTTGCAACTATTCGAGAGTCTCGAGCCGTTTCGGTTACAGAACTCATCCTATCCTGAGAAAACGGCATTTCCACGGTGGTGTAGACTTCGCAGCCCCAAGGGGCACACCTGTTTATGCCGTTGCCGACGGTAAAATTGTTTTTCGCGGCAGGAAAGGCGCAGCCGGCAACATGGTAACCATCACACATGCAAATGGTTACCATACCAAGTACCTTCATCTGAGCCGCTTCAGCGCCAACGCAAGAAGCGGAAGCCGAGTAAAGCAGGGACAGGTTATCGGTTATGTGGGCTCCACCGGTCGATCAACCGGCCCACATCTGGATTTCAGGGTTGTTCACCATGGAAAACTTCAGAACCCTCTTGTCGCTCTGAAATCGGCATGCAAAATCAAAGGTCTGCCAAAAGCAGAAATGGACAATTTTCTCGCCCAGATTTCTGTTTTCCACATGCAGCTTGAAAACCGCGACATACTTGTTGCCGAGCTTTCAAAACCCCCTACAGACA
- a CDS encoding MgtC/SapB family protein, whose protein sequence is MNLEVLQILGISLGLGLLVGLQREWSKAEGAGIRTYPMITVFGTVCAILAEQYGGGILVGGVVAVGAMMVVMKILMNINLSASEHPHAGPTTGIAALLMFSVGAMLALGMIVPAIAVGGGVAVLLQWKQPLHGFVKRIGKSDIQAIFRLVLIAMVVLPVLPDKNLGPFGVLNPSHIWLMVVFIVGISVSSYLVAKFLGQKTGLLLGGILGGLISSTATTISYARRSKTIPGTSSLAAMVIMIASTIVFIRVGFEVAVVAPEILPYVLPQFGVMCLYMALIALAAHFFVRESNEALPEAEDPSDLGAAVAFGALYAFVLVAVAAAKEFFGDQGLYIVAALSGLTDMDAITLSTARLIEADRVGIDTGWRMMMLGAMSNILFKAAAVAVLGNRQLFFRIALLFGISLAGGIALLLFWPKVG, encoded by the coding sequence ATGAATCTCGAGGTCTTGCAAATACTTGGTATTTCGTTAGGATTGGGGCTGCTCGTTGGCCTTCAGCGCGAATGGTCAAAAGCCGAGGGTGCGGGAATTCGTACCTATCCCATGATAACCGTGTTTGGTACTGTCTGTGCAATTCTTGCGGAGCAGTACGGGGGGGGCATATTGGTTGGGGGAGTTGTTGCCGTCGGAGCGATGATGGTCGTCATGAAAATCTTGATGAATATCAACCTTTCCGCATCCGAACATCCGCATGCCGGACCAACGACCGGGATAGCTGCATTATTGATGTTCTCCGTTGGGGCGATGCTTGCATTGGGTATGATCGTGCCTGCAATAGCGGTCGGTGGCGGTGTTGCGGTATTGCTTCAATGGAAACAGCCGCTGCATGGTTTTGTCAAGCGCATAGGCAAGTCGGACATTCAGGCCATTTTCAGGCTTGTGCTTATAGCCATGGTTGTGTTGCCTGTTTTGCCGGATAAAAATCTGGGGCCGTTTGGTGTGTTGAACCCTTCACATATCTGGCTCATGGTTGTGTTCATTGTCGGTATCAGTGTCAGCAGTTATCTCGTCGCAAAATTTTTGGGCCAGAAAACGGGTTTATTGCTTGGCGGTATCCTCGGAGGTCTTATTTCGAGTACAGCAACCACCATAAGTTATGCTCGCCGCTCAAAAACCATTCCCGGCACGTCTTCTCTTGCGGCAATGGTAATCATGATCGCTTCGACAATCGTTTTTATCCGGGTTGGTTTTGAGGTTGCTGTCGTTGCACCTGAGATTCTGCCATATGTGCTGCCACAGTTCGGAGTCATGTGCTTGTATATGGCATTGATAGCATTGGCAGCTCATTTTTTTGTTAGAGAGAGCAATGAAGCATTGCCGGAAGCTGAAGATCCATCCGACCTTGGAGCTGCCGTGGCTTTCGGTGCATTGTATGCGTTCGTGCTTGTGGCTGTAGCTGCGGCAAAGGAGTTTTTCGGTGATCAAGGACTTTATATTGTTGCGGCTCTTTCCGGGCTTACGGATATGGATGCCATAACACTTTCAACCGCGAGATTGATCGAGGCAGACAGAGTTGGTATAGATACAGGCTGGAGGATGATGATGCTTGGTGCAATGTCCAATATACTGTTCAAGGCCGCTGCAGTTGCGGTTTTAGGTAATCGCCAGCTTTTTTTTCGTATTGCGTTGCTTTTCGGGATTTCTCTTGCCGGGGGAATCGCTCTTTTGCTGTTCTGGCCGAAGGTGGGATGA
- a CDS encoding DUF4438 domain-containing protein translates to MLKTNEKDLVEFLLQCQPGPPKTRGSWSIDHHGVPFLLPSIGGITLNVQVGDSAFGWAGDHVEPGVSCTADTHKPFDHPNNALQIYSCVGNTATIVSGEAKGENGIVLGHHGGSEHVMVDFPKDVKQDLIYSDTIVIHAKGQGLKLLDYPDIVPFNLDPGLLKKMKIRETGGGVLQVPVTTVVPAACMGSGVGASHVAKGDYDIMTSDEETVGKYGLDKIRFGDFVALLDHDNRYGRAYRQGAISIGVVVHSDCLVAGHGPGVTTVMTCAAAQIQPVIDPSANIADLLDIGTVLGEEKKKSRKKKST, encoded by the coding sequence ATGCTGAAAACAAATGAAAAAGATCTTGTGGAATTTTTGCTGCAGTGCCAGCCGGGACCACCAAAAACAAGAGGTAGCTGGAGCATCGATCATCACGGTGTGCCTTTTCTTCTCCCTTCGATAGGGGGGATAACCCTGAACGTGCAAGTTGGTGACAGTGCCTTTGGCTGGGCGGGAGATCATGTCGAGCCCGGTGTGAGCTGTACTGCAGATACGCACAAGCCGTTTGATCATCCGAATAATGCTTTACAGATTTACTCATGTGTCGGCAATACGGCAACGATTGTTTCAGGTGAGGCGAAGGGAGAGAATGGGATTGTTCTCGGTCATCATGGAGGGTCAGAGCATGTGATGGTTGATTTTCCAAAAGACGTCAAACAGGATCTCATCTATAGTGATACCATCGTTATTCACGCTAAAGGTCAGGGGTTGAAACTTCTCGATTATCCGGACATTGTTCCTTTCAACCTCGATCCGGGATTGCTGAAAAAAATGAAGATCAGAGAAACCGGTGGTGGCGTTCTTCAGGTTCCGGTTACCACGGTTGTTCCTGCGGCATGCATGGGGTCCGGAGTGGGTGCTTCCCATGTTGCAAAGGGAGACTATGATATCATGACGAGCGATGAGGAAACGGTCGGTAAATACGGGCTTGACAAAATCCGATTTGGGGATTTTGTCGCGCTTCTCGATCACGATAACCGTTACGGCAGAGCGTACCGCCAGGGAGCGATTTCTATCGGTGTCGTAGTACACAGTGACTGTCTTGTTGCCGGTCACGGTCCTGGAGTGACAACTGTCATGACCTGCGCAGCGGCACAGATTCAGCCTGTTATCGATCCTTCTGCCAATATTGCCGATCTTCTCGATATCGGTACAGTTTTGGGAGAGGAAAAAAAGAAAAGTAGAAAAAAGAAAAGCACATAA